TAGGAATTCCGATGGGCAGTCGAACAATTCAATTGAGACGCCTTCGTTTTGCTAATGGAGAACCTATCGTCTATGTCGTCACTTATCTACCGTATGACCGCTGTCATCCGATACTAGACAAGAATCTCGAGTACGAGTCACTGTATGAAATATTACGACAGGTTTGTGGTCTTTCCCTACTGAAGGCCGTTCGTAATCTTGAAGCGGTGCTGGCGAACGAATACGAAGCCAAAATATTGGAGATAGATAAAGGTGCTCCAATTCAGTACATCAAAAGTGTCACTTATTTGGCCGATGAATCACCGATAGAATACTCTCTAGCCAAATATCGTGGGGATAGAAGTCAATTCACGTTCGAGCTTGGAATCAGGTGAGCGACAGTAGCTCACTTCCGTTTTGTGTCATATGTAATGACATAATAACGTATTACTTTTTTTGCAGGATGGTGTAAAAAATGAAAAATAAAGTTGAAACTGTAAAACGTGCTATGTTGGGGATGCAGAGGCAATCTTGGGAGCAAGGAGTTGCTGCCCAGGCTTTAATAGAAAGCGGATACACGGAGGATGCGATCTTGTTGGCGCATGATGCCGTAGTTCGTCAGGATGAATCTGGTCGCCTTGGCGTTACGGGTGATGAGAAAGCGGTTACGGATGCTGCTTCGAATGGAGAGCCTGTACTCTTCGCTTGGCAGCAAACGGGAGATCAGCAATACAAGCTCGCTGCCGACAAAATGGCAAATTATTTGCTTCATATCGCTCCGCGAACGGAGAACGGAGCATTGTCACATGTGAATCATCTTAGTCAGGTTTGGGTAGATTCTTTTTACATGGCACCGCCGTTTTTAGCAGTAGCTGGGCATCCTGAAGAAGCAGTTGCACAAGTTGAACGATTCCGCGAGCTATTGTTGATTAAAGAGAAGGGTATGCACGGACATATCTGGAACGATGGTGAAAAACGATTTGACCGAGCAGATTGCTGGGGAGTAGGAAATGGATGGGCTGCAGCTGGTTTAGTAAGAGTGATTCGCACTCTTCCTGAGTCAATGAACGCAGATAAGGAACGCTTTATCGGCTATCTGCGCGATCTACTGGATTCCTGCTTGCGTTATCAGCGAGAGGATGGACTGTTTCACGATGTTCTTGACCGCCCGGATACATTCGTTGAGACGAATGCTGCGCAAATGTTCGCTTATTCGATCTATTCAGCAGTTAAAGCAGGCTGGTTGGATGCAAGCTATTTGAGCAGTGCGGATCGAATGAGAAAAGCGGTGCAGGATAAAGTTGATGATTATGGATTCGTTAGAGGTGTATGTGGATCACCGATGTTTGATAGATCTGGAACGGCAACGGAAGGTCAGGCCTTTTACTTGCTGATGGAAGCGGTTGCTCATTAATTGCAATAGAACGATGCAGAGGGGGACAAAGGGATGAGCCCTGAAATTCTTTGTTTGGGAGAATTACTAATCGATTTCGTATCGGTTGATGCAGATAAGTCTTTAGCTGATTCCAGCGGATTTGCCAAAGCGCCAGGCGGCGCGCCTGCCAATGTAGCGGCTGGGCTATCGAGGCTGGGAAGAAAATCCGGTTTTATCGGCAAGGTTGGAAGAGACCCGTTCGGTGAATACTTAAAGCAAGTGCTAGAGGATGTTGGAATTGACGTCAGTGGTATGAGCTTCGATGAAGAGGCTCGCACAACGCTATCCTTCGTAGCTAACCGTTCTGATGGAGTAAGAGATTGCATGTTCTACAGAAATCCCGGCGCTGATATGAGGCTTACTCCGGAGGATTTGGATGAATCCATGTTTGCCAACGCAAAGGTATTTCATTTTGGCTCAATTAGTCTCGGATGTGAGCCAGTTCGCACCGCGACAATGCAAGCGCTTGAGTGGGCTAAACGTCATGGTTTGTTAGTGTCTTACGATCCTAATCTTAGACTGAGCCTGTGGAATGATGAAGAACTAGCAAAGCAGGAAATTCGAGCAGCATTCCGCTACGCCGATGTTGTGAAGATAAGCGAGGAAGAGATGGAATTCGTCACAGGAGCCCATACTCTCGAAGAAAGCGCTTCCTATATATTGAATCAAGGTCCGAAGCTAGTCGTTATTACTAAGGGCGGAGACGGTTGCTTCTATACAGATGGACATACTAGCGGTAGCTTTGAAGGACATCAGATGAATGTAGTAGAAACGACAGGAGCAGGAGACGCTTTTGTTGCGGGACTACTTACACGATTGTTGGAGCGAAGAGATCGCCTAGGTCGATTCGAGCTAGCAGTAGATGAGGAAACGATTGCAGCAATCAAGTTTGCCAACGCGGCCGGCGCACTAGCAACTACACGAGTCGGAGCGATTCCTGCTATGCCGACGCCTGATGAGGTGCAGACGCTACTTGGAGAGGAGATCGTACGATGAGACTTGGAGGTTATGTCAAATCGGCTTTCGACGGACCTGAGCAATGGGCGAACGAGGTTCTCCGTCACGGTTACCGGGCAACACCATGTCCCATTGATTATAAGGCAGACGATGCAACGGTTACAGCCTATAAAGAAATAGCACAACGCTCCGACATCGTAATCTCTGAGGTGGGAGCGTGGGGTAACCCGATCAGTCCAGATGCTTCCTTACGCGCTACTGCGATCGAGTTTGCACAGAAGCAGCTGGAGCTGGCTGATCGGATAGAAGCCCGAGTATGTGTCAATATTACTGGCTCCAAAAGCGCGCAGTGGGATGGACCACACTCAGATAACTTTACGGACGATACATTCGCACTCATTGTCGATTCTATTAGAGAGATTATTGATGCTGTGAAGCCTACTCGCACATTTTATGCTTTGGAAACGATGCCTTGGGCATTTCCAGATTCGGCGGATTCTTATTTACAGCTTCTGAGTGCCGTTGATCGGCCCCAGCTTGCCGTTCACTTTGATCCCGTCAATATGATTAGCTCACCACGTGTTCTTTATCGTAATGGACATATGATTCGGGATTTTATCGCTAAGCTCGGGCCTCATATTCGGAATTGCCATGCTAAGGATATCTCAATAGGTAGTAAGCTGACGGTTCATTTAGAGGAAACATTACCTGGGACGGGGCAGCTTGATTATGTCACCTTTTTAACTGAGCTGAGTCGACTTGATCCTGATCTTCCACTGCTTATAGAGCATCTGGACCGAGAGGAAGATTATTTACAGGCGTTCTCTTACATTAAAGGAACTGCTGTGGAGCTTGGAATACCTTGCTGAGAGGAGAAGCCCAATGACAAACGGCGAGAACATAAGACTTGGATTCGTTGGAGCGGGAACGATGGGATTACTCCATATGGAAACGTTCGGACGAATTACTGGTGTAGAAATGAAAGCGGTAGCAGACGTGTCAGCCATTCGTGCACAGGCAGCAGCAACTGATTATGGTTTGGAGAGAGCGTATACAGATAGTTTAGAGCTCATTGAGGCTCCGGATATAGATGCCATAGTCATTAGTGTACCGAACGCTTTCCATGCAGAGCTTGCTTGCTCTGCTCTCCGTGCCGGTAAACACGTGCTTCTTGAAAAACCGATGGCTATGAATGCAGAAGAAGCTCGTCAAGTTCTTCATGCGGAGAAAGAGTCTGGCAAGACACTCATGATCGGGCATCAAATGCGCTGGAAATGGCCATTCCCGGAGGTGAAGCGTCAGATTGCTGAAGGTAAGCTCGGTCAGATTTACTACGTGAAGACGGGCTGGCTGCGGCGAAAAGGAATTCCTGGTTGGGGATCTGCTTATACCTCACAGGCAATGATGGGCGGAGGAAGCGCAGTTGATATTGGTGTTCATATGCTTGATATAGCCCTTTATCTATGTAGCTCAAGTAAGCCAGTCGGCGTGTATGGCGCATCTTTCGGTGAGATCGGCAAGCAGCGTAAAGGAATGGGAACGTGGGGAATTCCGAATCTTGCAGGAAAATTCGACGTAGACGATTTGGCTGTGGCGATGATTCGAATGGAAGACGGTGCGGTGATTCATCTAGAGGTTAGTTGGGCAGCGTTCACTGACGGAGAAGAGAATGGACCTTATGTTCACCTGATGGGGAACCAAGGCGGTGTATCTATCCGAGACAGCGGAAGCCACTGGATGACTGAATGCTTCGATGATTCGGTCGATATACCGGTAGCAGGCGCAGAGGAGCGTGGAGACGAACGGCTAAATCTTGCTGAACATTTTCTACACTGTGTGCGTACGGGTTCAACCCCGATAACGGATGGAAGAAGCGGATTCGTTAACCAAACGATAATAGATGCCTTGTATCTGTCTTCGAAAACCGGCAAAGAAGTACAATTGGAGCTTTAATCACCTTAACAATGTAATGACATACTTACGTGATTAATGATAATAATTACTGGGAAAATAGTAAAACCTATTTAAGGAGGTGGTCCGGCCAGATCGGGTTTGAACGGATGAAGAAGTGCAAACTAAAACGCAGTTACCATTTTCAGGAGGGGTTCACTTGAAAACAAAAAACGCAGGAACGAAGTTTATGGCACTTATTTTGACTTTTTCGATCATCTTGGCAGGATGCGGAGGCAACAAAAACAACTCTGCGAGTGAGAGTCCATCAGCTAGCCCGTCCGGCAGTCCTACTGCTTCTTCTGGCGGAGAGAAATCACCGGCGGATTACAAAGGCGAAGTTACGTTCTGGGCATGGGGCGACTACGAAAGCAAGCTCATTCCTGAGTTCAACAAAGAATATCCGAATATCAAAGTTAACGTAGTTGTTGTTCCTAATGCTGACTACGGCAAAAAGCTACAAACGACAATCGCTTCGAAGGGTAATATGCCGGACGTTGTTTTGTTCGAAAGCAGCGTACGTGGTCAATTCCTAACGCTTGATGCTTGGGAAAACCTCGAAAAGGCACCTTACAACGTTAACCGTGCGGACATCGTTGATTTCGCAATTCCACTCAACGAGAATGAAAAAGGCGAGATCGTAACGCTTCAGGAAGATGCAACAATGGCGGGAATTGCGTACAAGCGCGATCTTGCTAAAGAATATTTTGGCACAGACGATCCAGATGAAATCGAAAAGATGTTTACTTCATGGGACGATTTCATTGCAAAAGGTAAAGAGGTTTATGCAAAAAGCGGCGGTAAAGTTACATTGATGGATGGCATTTTGGAAGGCGGTTTCAAGCTTGTCAGCGGTGAGTACACTGAGCCGTTCGTTAAAGACGGTAAGCTAAATCTCGAATCCACATTCCTTCCAACGTACAAAACGCTTGAAAAAATGGTTGCAAACAACACTGTAGGTAAATACGAAACTTGGTCCGCTCCTTGGAATGCGAGCTTCTCGAGCAACACTGTTATTTTCTACGCGTGCCCTACTTGGTTTGTTCCGTTCGGTATCAAGCCTAACGACAAGAACGGAACGGGTAACTATGGTCTTATCCGCGCTCCAATTGGCGGCTACTCATGGGGTGGAACGAGCATGTCCATTCCGAAGGAAGCGAAGAACAAGGAATTGGCTTGGCAGTTCGTTAAATGGGTAACGTTGTCTGAAAGCGGAGCTACTGCATTCAAAAACTTAAACAATACAGCTACTCTGTACAAACCAGTATTTGAGCGTGAAGGCTTCTACACAGACAAAGATCCATACTTCGGTGGTCAGGACATTATGGCTAAGTTCACTCAGCTAGGTAAAGAAGCTAAAGTTCGTCCGATTACGAAATACGATGACGCCATCCTCTCCTCTAACACAGTTGTTATGAAGATGATGATGCAAGGAGCATCAGCTGAGAAAGCCTATGATGCACTCGTTAAGGATGTTCTGAAAAAAGCACCTGAACTGAAATAGTCATTAAAGAGCAAGTGATCGCGGTGAGGCGCAAGCCTCTCCCGCGTTCATCTTGTGAAAGCTAAGCGGATAGAGAAAGCAGGTGAGTTTGATGAATTCTTTGACAAAGGCGCGCAAAGCGCAACGGTGGGCGCCCTATTTTTTTGTTTCTCCTTTTTTTCTGATCTTCGGGCTTTTTTCGTTGTTTCCCATTTTGTTTACTCTTTATATCAGCTTGACCGATTGGAGCTTAAACGGAGCGTCTAATTTCATCGGCTTCGGTAACTATGCGGAAGTACTACAGGACAGCCGGTTCTACGACGCGCTGCTCAACACAGTTATATTCATGATTATGATCATTCCTCCCCAAATCATTATTGCCTTGTTTATCAGCGTATTGCTGACTAGTGGCAAAGTGCCATTCGTGGGAGCCTTCAGGCTAATCAACTTCTTGCCGTATATTACGACTTCAGTAGCAGTTGGACTCATCTTTGGTATCCTGTTCGACTGGAATTTTGGTACCGTTAATACACTGCTCCAAAATCTCGGCGTCTCACAGGAGAAGATCAACTGGCTTGGCCAACCGGGACCAGCTCGAATTGTTGTTAGCTTGGTGACGGTATGGAAATATTTTGGCTACACAGCTGTTATGTTTCTAGTAGGGATTACGGGTATCAGCCGCCAGCTTTACGAGGCATCTGATCTAGACGGCGCGACCAAGATACAGCAATTCCGCTACATTACATTGCCAATGCTTCGTCCCGTTATGT
This portion of the Cohnella abietis genome encodes:
- a CDS encoding glycoside hydrolase family 88 protein, with product MKNKVETVKRAMLGMQRQSWEQGVAAQALIESGYTEDAILLAHDAVVRQDESGRLGVTGDEKAVTDAASNGEPVLFAWQQTGDQQYKLAADKMANYLLHIAPRTENGALSHVNHLSQVWVDSFYMAPPFLAVAGHPEEAVAQVERFRELLLIKEKGMHGHIWNDGEKRFDRADCWGVGNGWAAAGLVRVIRTLPESMNADKERFIGYLRDLLDSCLRYQREDGLFHDVLDRPDTFVETNAAQMFAYSIYSAVKAGWLDASYLSSADRMRKAVQDKVDDYGFVRGVCGSPMFDRSGTATEGQAFYLLMEAVAH
- a CDS encoding PfkB family carbohydrate kinase is translated as MSPEILCLGELLIDFVSVDADKSLADSSGFAKAPGGAPANVAAGLSRLGRKSGFIGKVGRDPFGEYLKQVLEDVGIDVSGMSFDEEARTTLSFVANRSDGVRDCMFYRNPGADMRLTPEDLDESMFANAKVFHFGSISLGCEPVRTATMQALEWAKRHGLLVSYDPNLRLSLWNDEELAKQEIRAAFRYADVVKISEEEMEFVTGAHTLEESASYILNQGPKLVVITKGGDGCFYTDGHTSGSFEGHQMNVVETTGAGDAFVAGLLTRLLERRDRLGRFELAVDEETIAAIKFANAAGALATTRVGAIPAMPTPDEVQTLLGEEIVR
- a CDS encoding sugar phosphate isomerase/epimerase family protein, with the protein product MRLGGYVKSAFDGPEQWANEVLRHGYRATPCPIDYKADDATVTAYKEIAQRSDIVISEVGAWGNPISPDASLRATAIEFAQKQLELADRIEARVCVNITGSKSAQWDGPHSDNFTDDTFALIVDSIREIIDAVKPTRTFYALETMPWAFPDSADSYLQLLSAVDRPQLAVHFDPVNMISSPRVLYRNGHMIRDFIAKLGPHIRNCHAKDISIGSKLTVHLEETLPGTGQLDYVTFLTELSRLDPDLPLLIEHLDREEDYLQAFSYIKGTAVELGIPC
- a CDS encoding Gfo/Idh/MocA family protein; the encoded protein is MTNGENIRLGFVGAGTMGLLHMETFGRITGVEMKAVADVSAIRAQAAATDYGLERAYTDSLELIEAPDIDAIVISVPNAFHAELACSALRAGKHVLLEKPMAMNAEEARQVLHAEKESGKTLMIGHQMRWKWPFPEVKRQIAEGKLGQIYYVKTGWLRRKGIPGWGSAYTSQAMMGGGSAVDIGVHMLDIALYLCSSSKPVGVYGASFGEIGKQRKGMGTWGIPNLAGKFDVDDLAVAMIRMEDGAVIHLEVSWAAFTDGEENGPYVHLMGNQGGVSIRDSGSHWMTECFDDSVDIPVAGAEERGDERLNLAEHFLHCVRTGSTPITDGRSGFVNQTIIDALYLSSKTGKEVQLEL
- a CDS encoding ABC transporter substrate-binding protein; the protein is MKTKNAGTKFMALILTFSIILAGCGGNKNNSASESPSASPSGSPTASSGGEKSPADYKGEVTFWAWGDYESKLIPEFNKEYPNIKVNVVVVPNADYGKKLQTTIASKGNMPDVVLFESSVRGQFLTLDAWENLEKAPYNVNRADIVDFAIPLNENEKGEIVTLQEDATMAGIAYKRDLAKEYFGTDDPDEIEKMFTSWDDFIAKGKEVYAKSGGKVTLMDGILEGGFKLVSGEYTEPFVKDGKLNLESTFLPTYKTLEKMVANNTVGKYETWSAPWNASFSSNTVIFYACPTWFVPFGIKPNDKNGTGNYGLIRAPIGGYSWGGTSMSIPKEAKNKELAWQFVKWVTLSESGATAFKNLNNTATLYKPVFEREGFYTDKDPYFGGQDIMAKFTQLGKEAKVRPITKYDDAILSSNTVVMKMMMQGASAEKAYDALVKDVLKKAPELK
- a CDS encoding carbohydrate ABC transporter permease; the encoded protein is MNSLTKARKAQRWAPYFFVSPFFLIFGLFSLFPILFTLYISLTDWSLNGASNFIGFGNYAEVLQDSRFYDALLNTVIFMIMIIPPQIIIALFISVLLTSGKVPFVGAFRLINFLPYITTSVAVGLIFGILFDWNFGTVNTLLQNLGVSQEKINWLGQPGPARIVVSLVTVWKYFGYTAVMFLVGITGISRQLYEASDLDGATKIQQFRYITLPMLRPVMLFVVMTTMIGCFQIFDEPYMLFTGMGSSLIGGPEGSALTGTWLIYDNVFGSLSRFGYGSAIAYVLFLFICMVSFVTFRMMNKGEEE